Proteins encoded within one genomic window of Setaria italica strain Yugu1 chromosome IV, Setaria_italica_v2.0, whole genome shotgun sequence:
- the LOC101775673 gene encoding 14 kDa zinc-binding protein, giving the protein MATRAAAATLTAATSSLIRRSASLRPHGLRVPRRLPPQRFVRHIASSTNEEAAAKAAAATADTEGPTIFDKIIAKEIPSSIVYEDDKVLAFRDINPQAPVHVLVIPKVRDGLTGLSKAEPRHVEILGQLLCAVKVVAEKEGLANGYRVVINNGPEGCQSVYHLHLHVLGGRQMKWPAG; this is encoded by the exons AtggcgacgagggcggcggcagccacGCTAACGGCAGCGACGTCCTCTCTCATCAG GCGCTCTGCCTCGCTGCGGCCGCACGGTCTCCGGGTCCCCCGCCGCCTGCCTCCCCAAAG ATTTGTGCGCCACATTGCTTCATCAACCAATGAGGAAGCTGCTGCCAAAGCAGCAGCTGCCACTGCTGATACTGAAGGACCAACCAT TTTTGACAAGATCATTGCAAAGGAGATTCCTTCAAGCATTGTCTATGAAGACGACAAAGTCTTAGCATTTAGAGATATTAATCCACAAGCCCCTGTGCACGTTCTAGTCATCCCAAAAGTTAGAGATGGACTAACTGGACTAAGCAAG GCTGAACCAAGGCATGTTGAAATTCTGGGCCAGCTTCTTTGCGCAGTGAAAGTAGTAGCAGAGAAGGAAGGTTTGGCAAATGGGTACCGTGTTGTCATAAACAATGGGCCTGAAGGAT GTCAATCTGTCTATCATTTGCACTTGCATGTACTCGGTGGAAGGCAGATGAAGTGGCCCGCTGGTTAA
- the LOC101776080 gene encoding nuclear transcription factor Y subunit C-4, translating into MEPSSQPQPAMGVAAGGSQEYPAPAYPPAATIAAPSAVPPAGLQPGQPFPANPAQMSAQHQIVYQQAQQFHQQLQQQQQRQLQQFWAERLADIEQTTDFKNHTLPLARIKKIMKADEDVRMISAEAPVVFAKACEIFILELTLRSWMHTEENKRRTLQKNDIAAAITRTDIYDFLVDIVPRDEMKEEGVGLPRAGLPPMGAPADAYPYYYMPQQQVPGAGMVYGAQQGHPVTYLWQEPQEQQEQPPEDQQPLHGSG; encoded by the coding sequence ATGGAACCATCATCTCAGCCTCAGCCTGCAATGGGTGTTGCTGCTGGTGGATCACAAGAGTACCCTGCCCCAGCCTATCCGCCTGCAGCAACCATAGCCGCTCCTTCTGCAGTCCCGCCTGCTGGTTTACAACCAGGGCAACCATTCCCAGCCAACCCTGCTCAAATGAGTGCACAACACCAGATTGTCTACCAGCAAGCCCAGCAATTCCACCAacagctccagcagcagcagcagcgtcaaCTCCAGCAGTTCTGGGCTGAGCGCCTGGCTGATATTGAACAGACTACTGACTTCAAGAACCACACCTTGCCACTTGCGAGGATAAAGAAGATCATGAAGGCCGACGAGGATGTCCGCATGATCTCTGCAGAAGCTCCAGTGGTCTTCGCGAAAGCGTGCGAGATATTCATACTGGAGTTGACACTGAGGTCATGGATGCACACTGAGGAGAACAAGCGCCGGACCTTGCAGAAGAATGACATTGCAGCAGCCATCACCAGGACTGACATTTACGACTTCTTGGTTGACATTGTGCCCAGGGATGAGATGAAGGAGGAGGGAGTTGGGCTTCCTAGGGCTGGGCTTCCACCCATGGGAGCCCCAGCTGATGCATATCCATACTACTACATGCCACAGCAGCAGGTGCCAGGTGCAGGAATGGTGTATGGTGCCCAGCAGGGTCACCCGGTGACCTATTTGTGGCAGGAGCCCCAGGAACAGCAGGAGCAGCCCCCTGAAGATCAGCAACCTCTTCATGGAAGTGGCTGA
- the LOC101768550 gene encoding MADS-box transcription factor 30: MGRGKVELKRIENRVSRQVTFSKRRKGLLKKAHELAVLCDVDVGVVVFSERGKLFEYPDPPASLTDLIRRYEAVNNTQLQETPCTDHQQMIAEIGRLRREYQQLEANLMAYTGEYLSSVAPVDELDELERQLEMALSKVRARKVLQFPSDTKF; encoded by the exons ATGGGGCGCGGGAAAGTGGAGCTGAAGAGGATCGAGAACCGCGTGAGCCGGCAGGTGACCTTCTCCAAGCGCCGCAAGGGCTTGCTCAAGAAGGCCCACGAGCTCGCCGTGCTCTGCGACGTCGACGTTggcgtcgtcgtcttctccgAGCGCGGCAAGCTGTTCGAGTACCCCGACCCGCCGGCCAG CTTGACTGATCTGATTCGCCGGTACGAGGCCGTCAACAACACGCAACTCCAGGAGACACCTTGCACGGATCATCAG CAAATGATCGCGGAGATCGGCAGGCTGCGGCGGGAGTACCAGCAGCTCGAGGCCAACCTGATGGCGTACACGGGAGAATACCTGTCGTCTGTTGCTCCAGTGGATGAACTCGACGAGCTCGAGCGGCAGCTCGAGATGGCCCTCAGCAAAGTCCGTGCAAGAAAGGTACTGCAGTTTCCTAGCGATACGAAATTCTGA